The following are from one region of the Salvia hispanica cultivar TCC Black 2014 chromosome 1, UniMelb_Shisp_WGS_1.0, whole genome shotgun sequence genome:
- the LOC125201858 gene encoding pentatricopeptide repeat-containing protein At4g18975, chloroplastic, translated as MSRIAFVTRLAKQLNRVNVERAESLSSCYNAMRYSTISNQKNEESTEDISHFTSQNRIKGMGSVPRCQIGENVPRKEKNSFLVATLMDLPDSKEAVYSALDAWVAWEQDFPIGALKNVLLALEKEQQWHRVVQVIKWMLSKGQGTTNGTYGQLIHALDMDNRVEEAQDIWKKKLAFDLHSVPWKLCKLVISMYYRNKMFNELVTLFKGLESFDRKPPEKSIVRKVSNAYELLGLPEEKERVMEKYKNLFVESSRKKISRSDSPKKARPSQKG; from the coding sequence ATGTCAAGAATAGCCTTTGTAACAAGACTGGCCAAGCAGTTAAACAGAGTCAATGTTGAAAGAGCCGAGTCCCTCTCTTCTTGTTACAATGCCATGCGATACTCCACAATCTCTAACCAAAAGAATGAAGAATCAACGGAGGACATAAGCCATTTCACGTCTCAGAATCGGATCAAAGGCATGGGGAGTGTGCCCCGTTGCCAAATAGGAGAGAACGTTccaagaaaggaaaaaaacagCTTTCTTGTGGCCACACTTATGGATCTCCCAGATAGCAAAGAAGCCGTGTACAGCGCCCTCGATGCTTGGGTTGCGTGGGAACAGGACTTCCCAATTGGGGCGCTGAAGAACGTATTACTCGCTCTTGAGAAAGAGCAGCAGTGGCACAGGGTAGTTCAGGTTATCAAGTGGATGCTAAGCAAGGGACAGGGCACCACCAACGGGACATACGGCCAGCTGATTCATGCCTTGGATATGGATAATCGGGTTGAGGAAGCGCAAGATATTTGGAAGAAGAAACTCGCTTTTGATCTGCATTCGGTTCCGTGGAAACTGTGCAAGCTTGTGATCTCGATGTATTACAGGAACAAGATGTTCAATGAGCTCGTGACACTATTCAAGGGCCTCGAGTCTTTTGACCGTAAGCCACCAGAGAAATCTATAGTTAGGAAAGTGAGCAATGCATACGAGCTGCTGGGGTTGCCTGAGGAGAAGGAAAGAGTAATGGAGAAGTACAAGAATCTGTTTGTTGAATCTTCTAGAAAGAAAATCAGCCGCAGTGATTCTCCCAAGAAAGCTAGACCAAGCCAAAAAGGGTGA